One window of Phycodurus eques isolate BA_2022a chromosome 8, UOR_Pequ_1.1, whole genome shotgun sequence genomic DNA carries:
- the gpr17 gene encoding uracil nucleotide/cysteinyl leukotriene receptor, with protein MELATTELPSPLSNQTSQSCAVESATENVLFGTFYILVFFLALNGNSLALWIFSHQRGTSSPANVFLTHLAVADLSYVVILPLRATYHLTGGHWPFGEVPCRLAGFLFYVNMYASLYFLACVAGDRYLAVVHAVRSLKVRRTRYAHIIGFSLWALVTVSMAPLLVTRQTLEVDGTTVCLQLYREKASHKALISLAVAFTPPFLATLSFYLLIIRSLHRGSRLEPTLKLRALRTIGLVMLIYVVCFLPYHASRATFILGHGHPDVSCQTRRGLSLANRLTSLLTCLNGAMDPLIYLFGAEKFRSTLMRLLCKDKAPAGASGATSGELKGTHESSVSAKSEF; from the coding sequence ATGGAGTTGGCCACGACGGAGCTGCCGTCCCCGTTGTCCAATCAGACATCACAAAGCTGCGCGGTGGAGTCAGCGACGGAGAACGTCCTATTCGGGACCTTCTACATCCTGGTCTTCTTCCTGGCGCTCAACGGCAACAGCCTGGCACTCTGGATCTTCTCCCACCAGCGCGGCACGTCCTCCCCAGCCAACGTCTTCCTGACCCACCTGGCCGTGGCCGACCTGTCCTACGTGGTCATCCTCCCCCTGAGGGCCACGTACCACCTCACCGGGGGCCACTGGCCCTTTGGCGAGGTGCCCTGCCGGTTGGCCGGCTTCCTGTTTTACGTCAACATGTACGCCAGCTTGTACTTCCTGGCGTGTGTGGCGGGAGACCGCTACCTGGCGGTGGTCCACGCAGTCCGGTCGCTGAAAGTGCGCCGTACCCGCTATGCCCACATCATCGGTTTCAGTTTGTGGGCGCTGGTCACCGTCTCCATGGCACCCCTGCTGGTGACCCGCCAGACGCTGGAGGTGGACGGAACAACAGTGTGCTTGCAGCTCTACCGGGAGAAAGCGTCCCACAAGGCGCTGATTTCCCTCGCCGTCGCATTTACGCCACCCTTCTTGGCCACGCTGTCCTTCTACCTGCTTATCATCCGTAGCCTACACCGGGGGTCCCGTCTGGAGCCCACCCTCAAATTGAGGGCCCTGCGCACCATCGGCCTGGTCATGCTCATATACGTTGTGTGCTTCCTGCCCTACCACGCCAGCCGGGCCACCTTCATCCTGGGCCACGGCCACCCAGATGTGTCGTGCCAGACGCGCCGAGGTCTGAGCCTAGCCAACCGGCTCACCTCGCTCCTGACGTGCCTCAACGGCGCCATGGACCCGCTCATCTATCTGTTCGGTGCGGAAAAGTTCCGTAGTACCTTGATGCGACTGCTGTGCAAAGACAAGGCGCCGGCGGGAGCATCTGGGGCTACCAGTGGGGAGTTGAAAGGGACCCACGAGAGTTCTGTGAGTGCCAAGTCGGAGTTTTGA